The Brachyhypopomus gauderio isolate BG-103 chromosome 7, BGAUD_0.2, whole genome shotgun sequence genome has a window encoding:
- the rnf170 gene encoding E3 ubiquitin-protein ligase RNF170 gives MESSESVDANLLLQDEPSLIEGVSNPVLVVVVLSAAFLGTLATLLCRNEHQGIHPENQEHVQAVRQQLQTEQEAPSVPRQQYYSDMSCPVCLQQAVLPVETNCGHLFCGSCIIAYWRYGTWLGAINCPICRQVVTLLFPLFRHTEQNAPIADGQLDPRMILADVNDYNRRFSGQPRSLMERLRDVPTLLRHAFREMFSVGGLFWMFRIRILLCLVGALTYLASPLDFVPEALFGLLGFMDDFFVILLLFIYISIMYREVVTQRLTG, from the exons ATGGAAAGCAGTGAAAGTGTGGATGCGAACCTCTTGCTGCAAGATGAGCCCTCCCTTATCGAAGGCGTCAGCAACCCCGTCCTAGTGGTGGTCGTCCTCAGTGCAGCGTTTCTAGGGACGTTGGCCACGTTGCTCTGCAG aaatgAGCATCAAGGTATCCACCCAGAGAATCAGGAACACGTACAAGCTGTTCGACAGCAGCTGCAGACAGAGCAG GAGGCGCCGTCTGTGCCAAGGCAGCAGTACTACTCAGACATGTCCTGCCCCGTCTGTCTCCAGCAGGCGGTGCTTCCTGTGGAGACAAACTGTGGGCATCTCTTTTGTG GTTCGTGTATTATAGCGTATTGGCGCTATGGCACTTGGCTGGGAGCAATAAACTGTCCCATCTGCAGACAAGTG GTCACCCTGTTGTTTCCACTCTTCCGGCATACAGAGCAGAATGCTCCAATAGCAGACGGGCAGCTCGACCCTCGCATGATCCTCGCAGACGTCAACGACTACAACCGAAGGTTCTCCGGCCAGCCCCGATCT CTCATGGAGCGGCTGCGGGACGTCCCCACGCTTCTGCGTCACGCCTTCAGGGAGATGTTCTCCGTCGGAGGACTCTTCTGGATGTTCCGGATCCGTATCCTTCTGTGCCTGGTGGGGGCGCTCACGTACCTGGCGTCGCCGCTGGACTTTGTCCCAGAGGCCCTCTTTGGCCTGCTCGGCTTCATGGACGACTTCTTtgtcatcctcctcctcttcatctacATCTCCATCATGTACCGGGAGGTCGTGACCCAGAGACTGACGGGCTGA